A genomic segment from Triticum dicoccoides isolate Atlit2015 ecotype Zavitan chromosome 1A, WEW_v2.0, whole genome shotgun sequence encodes:
- the LOC119270726 gene encoding probable protein arginine N-methyltransferase 6.2 isoform X2, whose translation MFAGGEDGNGHLPRPRRPRRVGGMGSPPGQAASALPHPAPPPCTDYDMAYFKAYSHIGVHEEMLKDHVRTNTYRNAIMHHKDLISGKVYAVDASDIALQAMEIVRENELSDKVIVLHGRIEDVEIEEKVDVIISEWMGYMLLYESMLGSVIFARDKWLKPGGLILPSHASLYLAPITNSHRYQDSIYFWRDVYGIKMSCMMPLAKQCTFMEPSVETISGENVLTWPTVVAQVDCYTIQAPDLETITAAYKFTSMLQAPLHGFAFWFDVEFNGPVCQKFKKQASQPLDVNMQNSNPSNKKKKADVSIVLSTAPEDAPTHWQQTLLYLFEPIELKKDQIMEGSVTISQSQQHARFLNICLKYFTGDQWYVKESVMR comes from the exons ATGTTCGCCGGCGGCGAGGACGGCAACGGCCATCTGCCGCGGCCGCGCAGGCCGCGGCGCGTCGGCGGCATGGGATCTCCTCCGGGCCAGGCGGCCTCGGCTCTGCCGCACCCCGCGCCGCCCCCCTGCACCGACTACGACATGGCCTATTTCAAGGCCTACTCCCACATCGGCGTCCACGAGGAGATGCTCAAG GATCATGTGAGGACTAATACTTACAGAAATGCTATCATGCACCACAAAGATCTAATTTCAGGCAAG GTCTATGCAGTCGATGCAAGTGATATTGCGTTACAG GCAATGGAAATTGTGAGGGAAAATGAGCTGTCTGACAAAGTCATTGTTTTGCATGGACGAATCGAG GATGTCGAAATTGAAGAAAAAGTTGATGTCATTATATCTGAATGGATGGGCTATATGCTTCTCTATGAG AGTATGCTGGGGAGCGTAATTTTTGCTAGGGATAAATGGCTTAAGCCAGGGGGTCTTATTCTTCCATCTCATGCGTCG CTTTATCTTGCGCCTATTACAAATTCGCACAGATATCAGGATAGTATTTACTTCTGGCGAGATGTATATGGTATAAAAA TGTCCTGTATGATGCCTCTTGCAAAACAATGCACATTCATGGAGCCTTCTGTTGAGACAATTAGTGGCGAGAATGTTTTGACATGGCCAACGGTG GTTGCACAAGTGGATTGCTATACCATACAAGCTCCAGATCTTGAAACTATTACCGCTGCATACAAGTTTACCTCAATGTTGCAAG CTCCATTGCATGGATTTGCATTTTGGTTCGATGTCGAGTTTAATGGACCAGTTTGCCAGAAATTCAAGAAGCAAGCAAGCCAACCCTTGGATGTCAATATGCAAAATTCCAACCCAAGCAATAAAAAGAAAAAGGCAGATGTCTCAATTGTTCTGTCAACTGCCCCAGAGGACGCCCCTACTCACTGGCAGCAG ACTCTCCTTTACTTATTTGAACCTATCGAGTTAAAGAAAGACCAAATCATGGAAGGTTCTGTTACCATATCTCAGAGCCAGCAACATGCCCGGTTCCTTAACATTTGCCTGAAATATTT TACTGGAGACCAATGGTATGTTAAAGAATCCGTGATGCGATAG
- the LOC119270726 gene encoding probable protein arginine N-methyltransferase 6.2 isoform X1 encodes MFAGGEDGNGHLPRPRRPRRVGGMGSPPGQAASALPHPAPPPCTDYDMAYFKAYSHIGVHEEMLKDHVRTNTYRNAIMHHKDLISGKVVLDVGCGTGVLSIFCAFAGATRVYAVDASDIALQAMEIVRENELSDKVIVLHGRIEDVEIEEKVDVIISEWMGYMLLYESMLGSVIFARDKWLKPGGLILPSHASLYLAPITNSHRYQDSIYFWRDVYGIKMSCMMPLAKQCTFMEPSVETISGENVLTWPTVVAQVDCYTIQAPDLETITAAYKFTSMLQAPLHGFAFWFDVEFNGPVCQKFKKQASQPLDVNMQNSNPSNKKKKADVSIVLSTAPEDAPTHWQQTLLYLFEPIELKKDQIMEGSVTISQSQQHARFLNICLKYFTGDQWYVKESVMR; translated from the exons ATGTTCGCCGGCGGCGAGGACGGCAACGGCCATCTGCCGCGGCCGCGCAGGCCGCGGCGCGTCGGCGGCATGGGATCTCCTCCGGGCCAGGCGGCCTCGGCTCTGCCGCACCCCGCGCCGCCCCCCTGCACCGACTACGACATGGCCTATTTCAAGGCCTACTCCCACATCGGCGTCCACGAGGAGATGCTCAAG GATCATGTGAGGACTAATACTTACAGAAATGCTATCATGCACCACAAAGATCTAATTTCAGGCAAG GTCGTATTGGATGTTGGCTGCGGCACTGGCGTTCTTTCTATATTTTGTGCTTTTGCTGGTGCCACTCGG GTCTATGCAGTCGATGCAAGTGATATTGCGTTACAG GCAATGGAAATTGTGAGGGAAAATGAGCTGTCTGACAAAGTCATTGTTTTGCATGGACGAATCGAG GATGTCGAAATTGAAGAAAAAGTTGATGTCATTATATCTGAATGGATGGGCTATATGCTTCTCTATGAG AGTATGCTGGGGAGCGTAATTTTTGCTAGGGATAAATGGCTTAAGCCAGGGGGTCTTATTCTTCCATCTCATGCGTCG CTTTATCTTGCGCCTATTACAAATTCGCACAGATATCAGGATAGTATTTACTTCTGGCGAGATGTATATGGTATAAAAA TGTCCTGTATGATGCCTCTTGCAAAACAATGCACATTCATGGAGCCTTCTGTTGAGACAATTAGTGGCGAGAATGTTTTGACATGGCCAACGGTG GTTGCACAAGTGGATTGCTATACCATACAAGCTCCAGATCTTGAAACTATTACCGCTGCATACAAGTTTACCTCAATGTTGCAAG CTCCATTGCATGGATTTGCATTTTGGTTCGATGTCGAGTTTAATGGACCAGTTTGCCAGAAATTCAAGAAGCAAGCAAGCCAACCCTTGGATGTCAATATGCAAAATTCCAACCCAAGCAATAAAAAGAAAAAGGCAGATGTCTCAATTGTTCTGTCAACTGCCCCAGAGGACGCCCCTACTCACTGGCAGCAG ACTCTCCTTTACTTATTTGAACCTATCGAGTTAAAGAAAGACCAAATCATGGAAGGTTCTGTTACCATATCTCAGAGCCAGCAACATGCCCGGTTCCTTAACATTTGCCTGAAATATTT TACTGGAGACCAATGGTATGTTAAAGAATCCGTGATGCGATAG
- the LOC119285880 gene encoding uncharacterized protein LOC119285880: protein MADANRWRGAAHVVSQAFAQAVGVPEEVLRSINLAIAKLEARAGLLRAIRDGATLEEATAGYVEPGPDGVLPAALLEDARRGIKRRRSLHSLARGLPLCARALGRAPDAETIQRWEICNVAVLTYARRAQMGLRNAASFYMAAGDAIVLASVLPFGAPLRVAWMGAAERLTRLAAREATMARDNMFMMGLAVGQQAWLAMAMMGLAPGALGGGVNNQVHHQ from the coding sequence ATGGCGGACGCGAACCGGTGGCGGGGGGCAGCGCACGTGGTGTCGCAAGCCTTCGCGCAAGCTGTCGGTGTTCCCGAAGAAGTCCTCAGGTCGATCAACCTCGCCATCGCCAAGCTCGAGGCGCGAGCCGGGTTGCTGCGCGCGATCCGCGACGGCGCCACCCTCGAGGAGGCGACCGCAGGCTACGTCGAGCCGGGTCCCGACGGGGTCCTCCCCGCCGCGCTCCTCGAGGACGCCCGGCGCGGCATCAAGCGCCGCCGCTCGCTCCACAGCTTGGCCCGCGGCCTGCCCCTCTGCGCCCGTGCACTGGGCCGGGCACCCGACGCGGAGACGATCCAGAGATGGGAGATCTGCAACGTCGCCGTGCTCACCTACGCCCGCCGCGCGCAGATGGGGCTCCGCAACGCCGCGTCCTTCTACATGGCGGCCGGGGACGCCATCGTCTTGGCCTCGGTGCTTCCGTTCGGAGCCCCGCTCCGCGTCGCCTGGATGGGGGCGGCCGAGCGGCTCACGAGGCTTGCCGCCAGGGAGGCCACCATGGCGCGCGACAACATGTTCATGATGGGGCTAGCCGTTGGTCAGCAGGCCTGGCTCGCCATGGCCATGATGGGGCTTGCGCCAGGCGCGCTCGGCGGAGGAGTCAACAACCAAGTCCATCACCAGTAA